The following are encoded together in the Corythoichthys intestinalis isolate RoL2023-P3 unplaced genomic scaffold, ASM3026506v1 HiC_scaffold_23, whole genome shotgun sequence genome:
- the LOC130911252 gene encoding uncharacterized protein LOC130911252 has protein sequence MSSLQQEREALVKEQKVNRERVRKCVQETNRRRRDLREKQRLWVIQEQRRREEVLQQRHKKIQDVTEHFQRAYVHPSQRPALPERLTLVRDNPNLEDALSQIRGPKIASTINSTTSGNLPSKLPVTLSESPARHTPVGLQSFMGRRENSPVVKRWQELTKSQEKPPDHSGQDDNVSDSLSSQDSLENEEPTKTAVLHYSEKPLQDLKCPNDVGPLPSAPMPTFVAVKPHLHRLPADLNYNLPTQKETCATMNNLNKLSADISTCKHVNTESPKIPHHLESGESKSSSPAPCKVQFMKGILKTLPGETPLESPQFLNNAVKPVQFLVCDSIELAKARTKSADFKNASKKLRWFDEEAGEGRDIRSQSLADISAPVSQDLRGDYLARVGAGLVSMGVVSQSPIPVARVRGEVQKQGSHVRSSYVGDQARVGHQLAPPLTDDAPHKDTSRLITGDSGVTHARSIPSLGRPTPESSWKGSPAFSNPPTPGDGGRARGCSQLEKVLNRTPTDDEIYQLCRDVSNAFIGIGGQRVDASIVKAGTPRSQSLVSGRSGNKTGADQNRRPSCPINKKKPEVLKIASVKPGNPVGTSPKGFCTNNPNKAVKSAGQRRLPDTYAHSPLDDRLVKPHRSSSQPHQYQRRPPAPTSISIEEQKIFQSLDRLNCQLHRKGGLH, from the exons ATGTCGAGCCTCCAGCAGGAGAGAGAAGCTCTCGTTAAGGAGCAAAAGGTGAACAGAGAGCGAGTTCGCAAATGTGTGCAGGAGACCAATCGCAGACGCAG GGATCTGAGAGAGAAACAGAGACTCTGGGTTATTCAGGAGCAACGCCGGCGCGAAGAAGTGCTCCAACAGCGCCACAAGAAGATCCAAGATGTCACTGAACACTTCCAGAGGGCTTACGTTCACCCTTCTCAGAGGCCTGCCCTCCCCGAGCGGCTAACCTTAGTAAGAGACAATCCAAATTTGGAAGATGCTCTCAGTCAAATCCGAGGCCCAAAGATAGCATCTACCATTAACAG TACAACGAGCGGCAATCTGCCTTCCAAACTCCCTGTTACATTGTCAGAATCACCTGCTCGCCACACACCGGTTGGGTTGCAATCATTTATGGGACGACGAGAGAACAGCCCTGTTGTCAAGAGGTGGCAAGAGCTTACGAAAAGTCAAGAGAAGCCACCGGATCACAGTGGGCAG GACGATAATGTGTCCGACAGCCTGTCCAGTCAGGACAGTCTGGAGAACGAGGAACCCACTAAAACCGCTGTCTTGCACTACTCGGAAAAGCCCCTCCAAGACTTAAAATGCCCCAACGACGTTGGTCCTCTGCCGTCGGCGCCTATGCCGACCTTTGTCGCAGTGAAGCCGCACCTCCACAGATTACCCGCGGACCTCAACTACAACCTGCCCACCCAGAAGGAAACCTGCGCCACCATGAACAACCTCAACAAGTTGTCAGCGGACATCAGCACGTGTAAGCACGTCAACACGGAGAGTCCAAAGATCCCCCACCATCTAGAATCCGGCGAGTCAAAGTCCTCATCGCCAGCACCCTGCAAGGTCCAATTCATGAAAGGCATCCTTAAAACTCTGCCTGGTGAAACGCCGTTGGAATCCCCACAATTTCTTAACAATGCCGTCAAACCTGTTCAGTTTCTTGTGTGCGACAGCATTGAATTAGCCAAAGCCAGAACCAAATCTGCCGACTTCAAGAACGCTTCTAAGAAGCTACGCTGGTTCGATGAGGAGGCGGGGGAAGGCAGGGACATACGTTCACAGTCCTTGGCGGATATTAGTGCTCCGGTATCCCAAGATCTACGAGGGGATTACTTGGCCAGAGTCGGGGCAGGTCTGGTTTCCATGGGTGTTGTTTCCCAATCGCCGATCCCGGTGGCCAGAGTCCGGGGGGAGGTGCAGAAACAGGGGAGCCACGTGAGAAGCTCTTATGTCGGGGACCAGGCTCGTGTAGGCCATCAGCTTGCCCCTCCACTTACCGACGACGCTCCACACAAGGACACTTCACGGCTTATAACGGGCGACAGTGGCGTCACACACGCACGCTCTATTCCGTCATTAGGGCGACCCACACCTGAGAGCAGCTGGAAAGGCTCGCCCGCTTTCAGCAATCCGCCAACACCGGGGGACGGTGGCAGAGCAAGAGGGTGTTCGCAATTGGAAAAGGTTTTAAACCGCACCCCCACAGACGACGAGATATATCAGCTGTGCCGGGACGTCAGCAACGCCTTCATCGGGATTGGTGGACAACGTGTTGATGCTTCAATAG TCAAAGCCGGCACTCCCCGCTCTCAGTCTTTGGTAAGCGGGCGCTCTGGGAACAAAACTGGTGCAGATCAGAACCGACGACCTTCTTGtcctatcaataaaaaaaaacctgaagtaTTGAAG ATTGCAAGTGTCAAGCCAGGTAATCCAGTAGGCACATCCCCCAAAGGGTTTTGCACCAATAACCCAAACAAAG CTGTCAAATCTGCCGGCCAACGCCGCCTGCCCGACACGTACGCTCACAGTCCACTGGACGACCGGCTTGTCAAACCGCACAGGTCGTCGTCTCAGCCGCACCAGTACCAGCGCCGCCCCCCGGCGCCCACATCCATCTCCATTGAGGAGCAGAAAATCTTTCAGTCTTTGGACCGACTTAACTGCCAGCTGCACCGCAAAGGTGGTTTGCATTGA